The Dioscorea cayenensis subsp. rotundata cultivar TDr96_F1 chromosome 25, TDr96_F1_v2_PseudoChromosome.rev07_lg8_w22 25.fasta, whole genome shotgun sequence DNA segment gaacaaaagataggaagacaTGCTGAAGGAAATTCTTGCAAGACTGAGGCAATGGCATGTATTAGTTACAATTTGACTTTCTTGGtctgttttgtttgtttgcaacATGGTTAGTTAAATGAACTAGCACATATCAAGGGGATGTATTAGAGCAACTAGAAGCCTACAGCgattaatttggtaaatatgaaTCTTAAGTCTGCATTTCTCATCCTATCAGCTTATGTATTTGAGTTAATTGAGTCCAAATAAAAcatttggtttgcatctaacagCATGCACAATTTTTTTTGCTAGGCAGGCTCATGTCAAAATATTAACGCATTACCTTGGATATCATTCAGAGGGCATACAATGTGCACCGAATGATATAAACTAACAAAGTTGTAATGAGCACACACCTGGTGAAGGAAAGGCTCAAAAGTGTCACGAGCTTTTGCAACAGCAATCACACATGCAGTCCTGACgacaaaaaattagaaattggGTTACCGCCTCGGAAAACCATGAATGACTAAATTTAGGAATAGAAAAGCTATAGATAGAAAAGGCTCAGAGAACCTAGAGTAGTTTGTTCCATCATGAATATCTTCAACCCCACATGCATTTACAATTTCTTCCCTTGTAATTGGGGGGCACTTGACACCGCCTACCACAAGACGGAATTCTGCCATTGCACGATGATATTGTGCACCGCCATAAAGACGCATACCTGCATTCTAAACACGAAGGCCACAGAATCTTACTTAATATCAAACAAGTGAATGCCATTGGTCAAACAAATTCCAGAATAGTAATCCAGGCTAAACAGAACTGACTCATCTGAACAACCTCAAAAATGTAATTCGGAATTTATTGGTTTGGAAAGTTCGCTTTGAACAaaggtaaatatatatataagaaatcaaGAATGTGACTAAACAAAACAACCATAACAGACCAGCCCAGTTTTATAGTTCGGAAGACTACTGTGCAACAAATCTGTAAACCATATGCCATTCTTGGAGATGTTCTAAGAGTGAATGGAATCATGTTCAAGAATTTGCAAACTTTGCACAATCCTTCTTCCAGATGCTGAAAGACTTTATACCTTCTTTTATAAATGcggaaaaaaaattgagaggCGTGATTGATTCTGAGGTAATATCAATTTCCTAGGGACCCCAACCTCTTCATAATTTAGCATAAACTGTAAGATTAAAAATACATGTTCTCCACATGGTTTTTAAAACTTCATGCATCAttcttgaaaaaatataagtatGAATAAACCAGTCCAGCAAAAGTAGCCCATGATTAAGATTTATGGGGAAAACAATCTAAAGTTACCAATATCATGATGAGCTATTCAGCCGCTATATGACTTACAGGCATCATCTTGGGAGGAAACTGCAGGCCATCAGTGCCTATAAAGGCTCCCCCATTGGTCCTCTCATCCTGAAGTGTTTCTCCTGTGACCAAAACCATGTAACATGAACAAGCAAACATATTCTGCAGATAAATATACTCGAAAATGACTAATTCCAGAACCAAATGTGTGAAATAAGGCAGTCATCTAGAGAATTGAGGAAAATAGGATCTTCTTACCAAACTTATCAGGAGGTGCCACCACCGTGCCTTTTAAAAGTAAAGATATCtgaagaaaagcaaaaaaatttcttaaaagaaaaaataatttgcattTGTTAATCAATGAAGTAGCAGGAGATTTGGTCTGTATAAACTTTCTAACTCAGAAAATTAGTAGGATTTTTATGAAAAGCAAAAGCTACCGAGTACCTTCATCAGAAATGAATCGTGGAAGGCTCGCcctttctcttttaattttacttcatcCAAATTACTGCATAATAGACAATTAAATAATTGGTTATATGATTGAAACattacaacaagaaaaaaaattaaatgtacaTACCTGATTTCTTGATTAATTTCACGTAGCTTTCTAGTTGCACTTCGATATTCCTTTTCAAGAAGTGGAATAATAAGTGGAACACAATCCATATACCTTCATATCaacatttgaaataaattaaatagattCAATTAAATGTGTGCGTATGTGAGTGTGTGAAATTTAAATGTTGTTAGTGCTCACTCAGAGAAGTAACATAGATGTACCTTTTCCTAAGCAAATCTTCTAAGAATAACCTAAGGCTGCTTACACCTATTCTGCTTCTTTCTTCCCTAGTCAACAGCCTCCCTAACTTTTCCTCCAAGCATGCAATGTCTTCAATTTCCCTCAAAGAAATGGCCTACATTCAAACTTAAACAAATTAAGGGATAAGATAAAAGAACTATTAAGCGCATGAAGTATTCAATAACCATTTTGATCTCCACTTGGCCCTGCTAAATACAAATGCATCTACATTTAGTTAGAgaaccttaattttttttaatacattccAAATGAAGAGTTCCCATTTATAGTTAAGCCTGtcagaaaagtaaaaaaactgTATCTGTCATTGAATGAAGAACTCTCGCTAATTTTGTTAACACCAAGGTCAAGCATTCTATCAAAAGGGTAATCAATTTCCACCTTTCAGCTATCAACATACAAATAGGTGCAAATTAGTGGACTAAATGCTCAAATCAGGTAAGTAATAGACTTTAAGCAGGTTGGGTAGTTTAAGGTGCATGAGGATTTATTTGATGGACCAAATCAATTGTATCATGctatgatattaataaaaaatttgtgtaACTGGAActgacaaaatttaaaattcaaacagCTGGTGAAATTCCACAAAACTCAGAATCAAGTAGTTATAAAGAAACTGAACTTTTTTAAATTCTTCATTTGATCTGTAAACTGCATCATTTCCAGGACCAACTCTACCAGATGGTACAGAAGTAAAGAAGGGCGAGTCACCCAACAAGCAACCATCCAATGTATAAGCAGGTGGCTTAAGAAAAACTTCTACATCCGAAGACCTTGCAAATTGAGGAATCCTTGTGTCAAACTTTGTGGACACTATGACAGCCCTTGACAGCTCAGGATCAACCTGCAATACCAGATATTCCATCAGCATGCAAAGCAATACCAGATACCACCACCCCCACTCCCCAAACCCCCGCCCccaaaaccccaaaaaaaaatgttgtacgAACTTGCATCACTATTCGGCGTGTAGTGGCATTACTCCAATCACTGCAGTCTTCCAGACACAATATAATGTACTCTTTTTGCTGCATTTTAGCTCGAACAAGTGCCTCAACGGCCCGAGCCTGGCTCTGCAAGATTCAATTTATCAAGAGAAAGTGATAATAGAAATAAGCAACTACCACAGGATCATAGGTTTCACACACTCACTCACACACACGCGCATATATGCCAAATTGAATGTTTTAAGCAGTTTATCAAACAATTACTACTCTGAAATATCAAATAAAGCTGATGACCTACATAACTAAAGTCAATCttagtttattataaaaaagaaactaTTTGTGGCTAACTGTAGAAATCCTGAAATGTGaacagaaattatatataagcAACAAATTGTGAAAACATTTCACTGGATACTCAAATCACAAAGAACCATCCAAAGAAAAAAGATCAATAGCCTATCTGAAATAAAAAGCTATGGATCcacatcaaacaaaataaattaaaagataataaattgtCATACCTGTAAAGCTCGATTTTTTCGACCTGGTGCAGGAGCAACAAGACCCGGAGTATCAATTATAGTAAGATTTGGACaatatttatattcaatttttatgaTGATATCCTTTTCAGAAAACTGGCGTGGCTCATTCTCCAATCTCATGTTCTCTGCTTCAATATAAGCCTACAAAAACCATATGAGccatataaatcataaataagtATTCATACCAGTGTAACTATGGGACTCATAAAATAGATAAAGCAGTCCAAATAAGGAAAACTCTCACTTTGTTCCACCGCTATTACAATCGATTTAATTTATACAAACGCAGGGAAAAGCATGAACTTGCTATCAGTTTTCAGAATGTTCCCAAATTTCCAGAAATTATTGTTCCTCTAAGGATTCCTCAACTGTAAAGGAGCCAAGCTCCAGTAGTTTTCCTATCTAACAAAAACACAGTGCCTCAAAGCATCCATGTCTTTTATCTGATTCAAATCTTcaaccattttaaaaataacaaaacgtGGGAAAATCAGTAATCCTAACTATCAGTAGTTCATCAAATATTCCTATTCAATGTCTTCGAAATCGCTTGCTTTTGTTCCCTTAACCCAAGACAAACACGAACTCAAGTCATGCCAAAATCAAATCATCCACATTTCCATTAGTTTTCTCACTCTGCCCTGAAATGGCTCAAAGCCTCAAACCATTCCcatcaaacacaaaaacaactcaaaatcTAGAAAACAACCTGAATGTCGGGGAGTGACATGACCCGCGGCTCAGCCGCGGGATCGCCGGAGTCGGGAACGAGCCGGCAGCGGGGAATCTCACAGGAAGGGTCGTAAGTCATGTGGAGAGCAATAGGGCGTCGGGTTTTGGTCCCTCCCCCAACGTGATTGAACTGGAATCCCATAAGAGCCTCGACAAGCGCGCTCTTCCCATCCGTCTGGTGCCCGACGACGAGCACAGCCGGGGCGTCGACCCTAGTCTCAAACTCCCTCGCCAAGCCATGCAGCTCATTGTAGGCTTCATAGAGCCTCCCTGCCGAGGACTCCTCCAAGGTATCGTCGTCGTCGATGTCGTCGGCGGTAGCGGCGGCGAGCACGGCGGGGTCCATGGAAGCGGATGGAGAGGAGATGAAGGGGAGGTGGAGGAGCGAGCTTGGTGCCTTTTATAGTTGGGGTTTTGTTAGCGAGCGAGCCGAGCGACTTCATTGGATGCAAAAGGTGGGATCGAGCGCGTGAGAATCACGTGATAGTGGAGGCCTATCAAGCATGAATGATGAATAATGGCTCACGTGATTTGATGATCCGTGCGACTTGTCCGCATCTCGAGGCGTGATTTATTGCACTAATCACTGtttacgtttttttttttttataataataatattaagtttAATATATAcgtttttaagttttttttctttttactcgTTACAATTATCCAATTCAcaccatttaaaaaattaattaaaattaattgggtctctatattttataaaaaaatttattacttttcaaaaCTACTCCGATTTAAAACTTAACAAGGGaattatatgatttaatgctaaattaattatgatttattaaaaattatacaaatacattaaattaaaaaataaatttaaaacacattatttaatattgtataaaaaaaatggaagaattatatatatatatatatatatgaataattgaACTTTATGTATGTTGactttttaatatatgtgtatatataggaaataaatgtataaaatcTCAGAGAACATTGTAAATGAATGTCTGACGACTttgtggagaaaaaaaatattgaagaatgttattaatttgtttttgctttgttttcagagttattttttttatatggaaaaattaatataactaTAAACAAATGCATGTTTGGCCCTTGACAAAATACAAAGGAAAAAAGGGCAtgaaatgtaattaaaaagagtgctcaaaatattgttttggtttgcaatgtttgatttacattatgTAAATATACAATTTTACATAAATCAGATATAACTGATGTTGTTACCTTCTGTTTGACAATTAGGCACTTGCTAAGTAACACCTtaattggtttaaaaaaaagcttgtttgtattgtgaaacatatatatacatagaggaCCTTGTAGGTGTGAGTCAGTCAATTTATGGGTTAATTTTTTTGGGAGTGTATCAAACTATAGtcatttttcattataaaatctgaacttcaatttgaatcaaaatgattatccaattttaattttgttttacaaaATAACTACTCGAGATATTCCGAccaatttattttgatgatataaataccaaaaattCTCTGTCAACATATACATGCACACTGTACGCACAATTGACAATTTTATTTCACATGCTCAGAAAATTCTAACATCAAACCATCAAAAATAGACCAAAATCTCTTCAGTGACCatccaatgaaacaaaattaaagttgaataatcattttaattcaaattgaaGTCAAAAAACGGACCATAATTTgatatcctataaaaaaatttacccaacaATTTATATACAGTCAATTTATATACATTATACAACAGTGACAGTAATAATAGTAACTCAACAcaatttcttatataaataataactatttgATGATTATTTAACAACTATTATAAAAAATGCCTGACATTTTtcatatacataaaaatatatatatacacactacCGAAGGTTGGGGTCAATCCCTGTATcagattatataaataaattggtTCCTTCTTTTTAATGCATCAGGGAACATTCACCAACAAAACTAGCAGTTTGATGCTGTTCAAAGTAAGGGCATACAGGATCACAAGTTCACAACAAGGCAGCAAGAACAAACCAATGAGACAGCAACATGAGAGATAGTCCAAAAGCTAGTCATACTAGTACTAACTACATACATTTGgaagatatatttagaatattCTAACAAGCAGAGACTTAAACAGTGCATCAGAAGCAAGCATCACTGTATCCATGGTGCAGGCATGTCCCCCACAAAGATTGGCTTAATTGGCTTCAGTTTTCTCAAGGGCtgtgagagagagaaaaaaaaagaataagtaTCAGGAATGCAAACTAAGAATACATGCATGTAGAGCAAAATGAAAGCTAAATGCTTTTTATGAGCAAGAGATATTACAGTTGTAGTTAAGGAGCTTCTCAATGAGGTCGACGTGTGTCATAAGCATCCGCCGGCAACAATAACGAACAAGACCTAAGGCATCCAGAGCGTCCCTGAAGACATCCCATCCCGTGCAAGTTAATTTGTCAATAAGATGATTGCGATGTCAAAAGCTATGCAAAGAATTTAAAATCTTTATCGATTATCATAAAATGACAACCTGTTGCGCAACAATCAAACAACTTTATAAAGTATCCTAGTAGTGTATCTCTACCATAAAAACATAGATAGCTTTTCTCTGTATTGCAGGTGCAACAGTCTTTTCTTAATGTGTACCAAGGAGGAGATATTTCTCTCAAGAACCCCTTGTTTTCAGATCGGAGTATAGTTCTAACTTCCGTCAGATATTCAACTTCTAAATTACCCATCGCGAAATCGGTCCACGACAAAATTAGAATTCATAGTGACCAAAAACTAACTAATTCATTAGTAAGAGCATCGAACCCAGTTTACACTAACATCTTCAGTAGAATCATTAAATAGG contains these protein-coding regions:
- the LOC120252914 gene encoding DNA-directed RNA polymerase subunit 10-like protein encodes the protein MIIPVRCFTCGKVIGNKWDTYLDLLQADYSEGDALDALGLVRYCCRRMLMTHVDLIEKLLNYNSLEKTEAN
- the LOC120252975 gene encoding dynamin-like protein ARC5; amino-acid sequence: MDPAVLAAATADDIDDDDTLEESSAGRLYEAYNELHGLAREFETRVDAPAVLVVGHQTDGKSALVEALMGFQFNHVGGGTKTRRPIALHMTYDPSCEIPRCRLVPDSGDPAAEPRVMSLPDIQAYIEAENMRLENEPRQFSEKDIIIKIEYKYCPNLTIIDTPGLVAPAPGRKNRALQSQARAVEALVRAKMQQKEYIILCLEDCSDWSNATTRRIVMQVDPELSRAVIVSTKFDTRIPQFARSSDVEVFLKPPAYTLDGCLLGDSPFFTSVPSGRVGPGNDAVYRSNEEFKKAISLREIEDIACLEEKLGRLLTREERSRIGVSSLRLFLEDLLRKRYMDCVPLIIPLLEKEYRSATRKLREINQEISNLDEVKLKEKGRAFHDSFLMKISLLLKGTVVAPPDKFGETLQDERTNGGAFIGTDGLQFPPKMMPNAGMRLYGGAQYHRAMAEFRLVVGGVKCPPITREEIVNACGVEDIHDGTNYSRTACVIAVAKARDTFEPFLHQLGFRLLYILKRLLPISVYLLQKDGEYLSGHEVFLRRVEVAFNNFAESTERACRDKCMEDLTSTTRYVSWSLHNKNRAGLRHFLDSFAGTEHSSSSANLSCSALPQESSFGQTISDNKLESRLKVESKSSFDISHTTEARLVDLLDSTLWNRRLAPSSERIVYALVHQIFHGIKEHFLVSTELKFNCFLLMPVVDKLPTLLREDLESVFEDDLDNIFDVTQLLHSLGQRKRELEIELKRIQKLKDKFKDIHEQLNSPHHLHQVNVPDSNKPA